A window of the Pseudomonas gozinkensis genome harbors these coding sequences:
- the recQ gene encoding DNA helicase RecQ: MLEQAQRVLKDIFGYDSFRGRQGAIIERVASGGDALVLMPTGGGKSLCFQVPALLRDGLAVVVSPLIALMDDQVATLEELGVAAAALNSTLSAEQQRDLANRIKRGEVKMLYLAPERLVQPRMLSFLQGLNIALFAIDEAHCVSQWGHDFRPEYLQLGQLAEMFPDVPRIALTATADKRTREEIVTRLHLQNAERFLSSFDRPNIFYRIVPKEQPRKQLLAFLAERRSDAGIVYCLSRKKVEEVAAFLTEQGFPALPYHAGLPNDLRAYHQKRFLNEEGLIMVATVAFGMGIDKPNVRFVAHLDLPKSLEAYYQETGRGGRDGLPADAWMAYGLQDVVMLKQMLQNSEGDERHKRLEQHKLDAMLSLCEETRCRRQALLAYFDEDMPEPCGHCDNCTDGVQTWDATEPARQALSAIYRTGQRYGVGHLVDVLLGKDNEKVRSFGHQHLSVYGVGKALSESEWRSLFRQLVARGLADVDHEGYGGLRLSDTCRPLLKGEVSLELRRDLKPQVTAKSGSKSPASQLVRGEEREQWEALRALRRKLAEEHGVPPYVIFPDSTLLEMLRSQPTSLADMARVSGVGARKLERYGEAFLEVLGGEAEAPKVVADVRHELITLARAGMTPLQISGQLQCSEKNVYTMLAEAIGKQQLSLEQALDLPEDLMGEVQDAFLDGEGELPSVAEVAELFAGRVPEGVLYCVRAALQSEFEM; this comes from the coding sequence ATGCTCGAACAGGCTCAGCGCGTCCTCAAGGACATCTTCGGCTACGACAGTTTCCGTGGCCGTCAGGGTGCAATCATTGAGCGCGTGGCCAGTGGCGGTGATGCCCTTGTCCTGATGCCGACCGGCGGCGGCAAGTCGCTGTGCTTCCAGGTGCCGGCGCTGCTGCGCGACGGCCTGGCGGTGGTGGTGTCGCCGCTGATCGCGCTGATGGACGATCAGGTCGCCACCCTCGAAGAGCTGGGCGTGGCCGCTGCCGCGTTGAACTCCACCCTGAGCGCCGAGCAACAGCGCGACCTCGCCAACCGGATCAAGCGCGGCGAAGTGAAAATGCTCTATCTGGCGCCGGAGCGTCTGGTGCAGCCGCGCATGCTGTCGTTCCTGCAAGGCTTGAACATTGCGCTGTTCGCCATCGACGAAGCGCACTGCGTATCGCAGTGGGGTCACGACTTCCGCCCGGAATACCTGCAACTGGGCCAGTTGGCGGAAATGTTCCCGGACGTGCCGCGCATTGCCCTGACCGCCACCGCCGACAAGCGCACCCGCGAAGAAATCGTCACCCGCCTGCACCTGCAGAACGCCGAACGTTTCCTGTCGAGCTTCGACCGGCCGAACATCTTCTACCGCATCGTGCCCAAGGAGCAGCCGCGCAAGCAGTTGCTGGCGTTCCTCGCCGAGCGGCGCAGCGATGCCGGTATCGTCTACTGCCTGTCGCGCAAGAAAGTCGAAGAGGTTGCCGCGTTTCTTACCGAGCAGGGCTTCCCGGCGCTGCCGTATCACGCCGGTCTGCCCAATGATCTGCGCGCCTATCACCAGAAGCGCTTCCTCAATGAGGAAGGCCTGATCATGGTTGCCACCGTGGCGTTCGGCATGGGCATCGACAAACCCAACGTGCGCTTCGTCGCTCACCTCGACCTGCCGAAATCCCTTGAAGCCTATTACCAGGAAACCGGGCGTGGTGGCCGTGACGGTCTGCCGGCGGACGCGTGGATGGCCTACGGTCTGCAAGACGTGGTGATGCTCAAGCAGATGCTGCAGAACTCCGAAGGCGACGAGCGCCACAAGCGTCTGGAGCAGCACAAGCTCGACGCGATGCTTTCGCTCTGCGAAGAAACCCGCTGCCGCCGTCAGGCGCTGCTGGCGTATTTCGACGAAGACATGCCCGAGCCGTGCGGCCACTGCGACAACTGCACCGACGGCGTGCAGACCTGGGACGCCACCGAGCCTGCGCGTCAGGCGTTGTCGGCGATCTATCGCACCGGCCAGCGTTATGGCGTCGGCCATCTGGTGGACGTGCTGCTGGGCAAGGACAACGAAAAGGTCCGCAGCTTCGGCCATCAGCACCTGTCGGTGTACGGCGTCGGCAAGGCGCTGAGCGAGAGCGAGTGGCGCTCGCTGTTCCGTCAGTTGGTTGCCCGTGGTCTGGCGGATGTCGACCATGAAGGCTACGGCGGGCTGCGCCTGAGCGATACCTGCCGGCCGCTGCTCAAGGGTGAAGTGAGTCTGGAGCTGCGCCGCGACCTGAAGCCGCAAGTCACCGCCAAGAGTGGCAGCAAGAGCCCGGCCAGCCAGCTGGTGCGCGGCGAAGAACGCGAACAGTGGGAAGCGTTGCGCGCCCTGCGACGCAAACTGGCGGAAGAACACGGCGTGCCGCCGTATGTCATTTTCCCCGATTCAACCTTGCTGGAAATGCTCCGCAGCCAGCCGACCTCGCTGGCGGACATGGCCCGGGTCAGCGGCGTCGGCGCACGCAAGCTGGAGCGTTATGGCGAGGCCTTCCTCGAAGTGCTCGGCGGCGAGGCCGAAGCGCCGAAAGTGGTGGCCGATGTGCGCCACGAATTGATTACCCTGGCCCGCGCCGGCATGACGCCGTTGCAGATCTCCGGCCAGTTGCAGTGCTCGGAAAAGAACGTCTACACCATGCTCGCCGAAGCGATCGGCAAGCAGCAGCTGTCGCTGGAACAGGCGCTGGATTTGCCGGAAGACCTGATGGGCGAAGTCCAGGACGCTTTCCTCGACGGCGAAGGCGAGTTGCCGTCGGTCGCCGAAGTGGCCGAGCTGTTTGCCGGTCGTGTACCGGAAGGCGTGCTGTATTGCGTCAGGGCTGCGCTGCAATCTGAATTCGAAATGTGA
- a CDS encoding beta-propeller fold lactonase family protein: MSTQNPFFSFFSTFPGGTPLKNPDITQSKDIEMGADGPPGDPLEITDTHNGVIKVLTPPGSVFNTSGRYLHRVQNMLDGAHTFGLRANSSSTPFHQWVLTVGAAETLTIEMIKGLISGKEIPEGSSTSETLFAMSGKARANATCYLRIDGVRQQGLIAVDGSRNWTYNTGTQTPGLHSYAVEGNYDSGPVSAPPRTLRIGLSATIPVGKEPVGSVAHPNGSHVYVCNTKGSSVSVIDAGNQTVINTIRLAQDPSGITIHPNGLFLYVYGALASTVWVINTQSQTVTATIKVGVTPNGIAIHPNGTRVYVCSATYRSVTVIDTQNLTVIKTIDNLPGSLRIAINPNGSYLYVTQAGFRTVSVIDTRSQTVIKTVNAGQWPFEIAANPSGSHVFVTDKESGTVSVIETQSHTVIKAISVGQHPSKLAFHPDGSRAYVCLYLDNLVAVIDTQSQAVIKTDSVGQGPGAITVLPDGTLLYVSNAASSTVSVIPAK, encoded by the coding sequence ATGAGCACCCAGAATCCGTTTTTTTCTTTTTTCAGCACGTTTCCCGGCGGGACCCCACTAAAGAACCCTGACATTACGCAATCCAAAGACATCGAGATGGGGGCTGACGGTCCACCCGGAGATCCGTTGGAAATTACCGACACCCATAACGGCGTCATCAAGGTTTTGACGCCGCCTGGTAGCGTGTTCAACACAAGCGGTCGATACCTTCATCGAGTGCAGAATATGCTGGACGGGGCGCACACCTTTGGCTTGCGTGCAAACTCCAGTTCGACGCCCTTTCACCAATGGGTACTGACAGTGGGCGCAGCCGAGACGCTGACGATTGAGATGATCAAAGGCTTGATCAGCGGGAAGGAGATTCCTGAGGGCTCCAGCACTTCCGAAACGTTGTTTGCGATGAGCGGCAAAGCCAGGGCGAATGCGACCTGTTATCTACGTATCGACGGAGTCCGACAGCAGGGACTGATCGCCGTGGATGGAAGTCGAAACTGGACCTATAACACGGGCACTCAAACACCAGGGCTTCATAGTTATGCGGTTGAAGGCAACTATGATTCGGGGCCGGTATCGGCTCCGCCAAGAACGCTACGCATCGGCCTGTCAGCGACCATTCCAGTCGGGAAAGAGCCAGTAGGTAGCGTAGCCCACCCGAACGGCTCCCATGTCTACGTGTGTAATACCAAAGGCAGTTCAGTTTCGGTGATTGATGCCGGTAATCAGACGGTTATCAATACCATCCGCTTGGCGCAAGACCCATCAGGCATCACCATCCACCCGAACGGCCTCTTTCTCTATGTGTACGGCGCCTTAGCCAGTACAGTCTGGGTGATCAATACTCAAAGTCAAACGGTTACCGCAACCATCAAAGTCGGAGTCACGCCAAATGGGATCGCTATCCATCCGAACGGCACTCGTGTCTACGTGTGTAGTGCCACTTACCGCTCAGTCACAGTGATTGATACCCAGAACCTGACGGTTATCAAGACTATCGACAACCTGCCAGGCTCACTCAGGATCGCCATCAATCCGAACGGCTCATACCTCTACGTGACTCAAGCAGGATTCCGTACAGTCTCGGTGATCGATACCCGAAGTCAAACGGTTATCAAGACTGTCAACGCTGGACAATGGCCTTTCGAAATCGCCGCCAATCCAAGCGGCTCTCATGTCTTCGTGACTGATAAAGAAAGCGGTACAGTCTCGGTGATTGAGACCCAGAGTCATACTGTTATCAAAGCTATCAGCGTCGGGCAACATCCTTCAAAACTTGCCTTTCACCCGGACGGCTCCCGTGCCTACGTATGCCTTTATCTTGACAATTTAGTCGCGGTGATTGATACGCAGAGTCAGGCGGTTATCAAGACCGACAGCGTCGGGCAAGGTCCAGGTGCAATCACCGTCCTTCCGGATGGCACCCTCCTCTATGTCAGTAATGCAGCCAGTAGTACGGTCTCGGTTATTCCTGCGAAATAA
- a CDS encoding DUF6124 family protein has translation MIKPTPNPPETDPTSPYETLDSKKFHEAAERALDHYLNPLLPRKPLLKPGTRYLIAPGIDSEELLADACETLTSAKTMANDFAGLVDGSHRHVLLGIAQLIMLGELAVNRVLDNLEVKAEAPAVA, from the coding sequence ATGATCAAACCCACGCCAAACCCGCCCGAAACCGACCCCACCTCGCCCTACGAAACCCTCGACTCCAAGAAATTCCACGAAGCCGCCGAGCGCGCCCTCGATCACTACCTCAATCCCCTCCTTCCCCGAAAACCACTGCTCAAACCCGGCACCCGATACCTCATCGCCCCCGGCATCGACAGCGAAGAACTGCTGGCCGACGCCTGCGAAACCCTGACTTCGGCCAAGACCATGGCCAATGACTTCGCCGGGCTGGTGGATGGCTCGCATCGGCATGTGCTGTTGGGGATTGCGCAACTGATCATGCTGGGTGAGCTGGCGGTGAATCGAGTGCTGGATAATCTGGAAGTGAAGGCTGAGGCGCCCGCTGTAGCCTGA
- a CDS encoding MarR family transcriptional regulator translates to MPLTDQHRFGMQLAQMSRGWRAELDRRLAGLGLSQARWLVLLHLARFEEAPTQRELAQSVGVEGPTLARLLDSLESQGLVQRQSVMEDRRAKKIVLCAPALPLIEQIETIATQLRKELFEGIDEADMKVCMRVHGHILANLEKS, encoded by the coding sequence ATGCCGTTAACCGATCAACACCGTTTTGGCATGCAATTGGCCCAGATGTCCCGTGGCTGGCGTGCCGAACTGGATCGCCGGCTGGCCGGCCTGGGCTTGTCCCAGGCACGCTGGCTGGTGCTGCTGCATCTGGCGCGTTTCGAAGAGGCGCCGACCCAGCGGGAGCTGGCGCAGAGCGTCGGCGTCGAAGGGCCGACTCTGGCCCGTCTGCTCGACAGCCTGGAAAGCCAGGGTCTGGTGCAACGCCAGTCCGTAATGGAAGACCGCCGGGCGAAAAAAATCGTGTTATGCGCACCGGCCCTGCCGCTGATCGAACAGATCGAAACCATCGCCACGCAACTGCGCAAGGAATTGTTCGAGGGCATCGATGAGGCCGATATGAAGGTGTGCATGCGGGTTCACGGGCACATTCTGGCCAATCTGGAAAAGTCTTGA
- a CDS encoding beta-propeller fold lactonase family protein, with protein sequence MSVKSTGPTNAPNALPEPFAPKIPKATGAGDHLNFNDMYSDNELIVQVPHYTGMARGHTVRITFDNPRHTYHSAVVTVGTPGVINVPVPRVEVVDAIGHTVSVYYTVRETPGTALIYSRTQLLHIAPYPFDLRAPTLASDKKTLSVSYVGMITGYTVRIRAVGKTVWESDERKVQTGTIPTFTLSGDWLAANKGVLTLINYSVYKSGSGERLMFSKVLREMFGEAEPDIPTITSLVGLPSNVEIPDGGTTSERLFAMSGKARANATCYLRIDGVRQQGLIAVDGSRNWTYNTGTQTPGLHSYAVEGNYDSGPVSAPPRTLRIGLSATIPVGDSPSNVLATPDGSRVYVCNYKGSSVSVIDTASQTVIKTISVEQEPSGIAVHPNGLVVYVCSYSTAAVSVIDTRSLTVITTVKIGGYLTGIVVHPSGSRIYACQYYSGAVAVIDTQNMRVIKTIENLPASYRVAIHPDGSHVYVTRLGYSSVSVIDTRSETVIKTISAGQKPRSIAVRPGGTVAYVTDYDGGTVLMIDTRSLTVITVFGVGRNPESVAFHPDGSRAYVSLHTDNLVAVIDTQSHAVINTVSAGQSPGGITVLPDGTLLYVTNAPSSTVSVIAAK encoded by the coding sequence ATGTCAGTCAAATCAACAGGACCCACCAATGCTCCCAATGCATTGCCGGAGCCGTTTGCCCCTAAAATACCGAAAGCCACAGGGGCCGGCGATCACCTCAACTTCAATGATATGTACAGTGATAACGAACTCATCGTTCAGGTTCCCCATTACACGGGCATGGCGAGGGGGCATACCGTTCGCATCACTTTTGATAACCCTCGACACACCTATCATTCGGCCGTCGTGACAGTGGGCACTCCCGGTGTGATCAATGTGCCCGTGCCTCGCGTGGAAGTCGTAGATGCCATTGGCCATACCGTGAGTGTCTACTACACCGTGCGCGAGACTCCAGGGACAGCGCTGATTTATTCCCGCACCCAGTTATTGCACATAGCCCCCTATCCGTTCGACCTCCGGGCCCCCACACTGGCGAGCGACAAAAAAACCCTCAGCGTCAGTTACGTGGGCATGATCACTGGCTACACCGTACGTATTCGTGCCGTGGGTAAAACCGTGTGGGAAAGCGATGAACGCAAAGTCCAGACCGGGACAATTCCGACTTTTACGCTGTCGGGAGACTGGCTTGCCGCCAACAAGGGCGTACTGACGCTCATCAACTACAGCGTGTACAAATCCGGCAGTGGCGAACGGCTGATGTTTTCGAAAGTACTGAGAGAAATGTTCGGTGAGGCAGAGCCGGATATTCCAACCATCACTTCGCTCGTGGGTTTACCAAGCAATGTGGAAATCCCTGACGGCGGCACCACATCCGAAAGATTGTTTGCGATGAGCGGGAAAGCCAGGGCGAATGCCACCTGTTATCTACGTATCGACGGAGTCCGACAGCAGGGACTGATCGCCGTGGATGGAAGTCGCAACTGGACCTATAACACGGGCACTCAAACACCAGGGCTTCATAGTTATGCAGTTGAAGGCAACTATGATTCGGGGCCGGTATCGGCTCCGCCAAGAACGCTACGCATCGGCCTGTCAGCGACCATTCCAGTCGGGGATAGTCCGTCAAACGTCTTAGCTACCCCGGACGGCTCCCGTGTCTATGTGTGTAATTACAAAGGCAGTTCAGTTTCGGTAATTGATACCGCAAGTCAGACGGTTATCAAGACCATCAGCGTTGAGCAAGAGCCATCAGGCATCGCCGTCCATCCGAACGGCCTCGTTGTCTACGTATGCAGTTATTCCACAGCTGCAGTCTCGGTGATTGATACCCGAAGTCTGACAGTCATCACGACCGTCAAAATCGGAGGCTATTTAACTGGGATCGTCGTCCATCCGAGCGGCTCTCGTATCTACGCATGTCAATACTATAGCGGCGCAGTCGCGGTGATTGATACCCAGAATATGAGGGTTATCAAGACCATCGAGAACCTGCCAGCCTCATACAGAGTCGCCATCCACCCGGACGGCTCCCATGTCTACGTGACTCGGCTGGGATACAGTTCAGTCTCGGTGATAGACACCCGAAGTGAAACGGTTATCAAGACTATCAGCGCCGGGCAAAAACCTCGGAGTATCGCCGTCCGTCCAGGCGGCACCGTTGCCTACGTGACTGATTACGATGGCGGTACAGTCTTGATGATTGATACCCGAAGCTTGACGGTTATCACGGTTTTCGGCGTCGGGCGAAATCCTGAGTCGGTCGCCTTTCACCCGGACGGCTCCCGTGCCTACGTAAGCCTTCACACTGACAATCTAGTTGCGGTGATTGATACGCAGAGTCACGCGGTCATCAATACTGTCAGCGCCGGGCAATCTCCAGGCGGAATTACCGTCCTTCCGGATGGCACCCTCCTCTATGTCACTAATGCACCCAGTAGTACAGTCTCGGTTATTGCTGCGAAATAA
- a CDS encoding YbaN family protein translates to MDNPIGNRPLMLRYILLAIGWLSVALGVIGIFLPVLPTTPFLLLAAACFARSSPRFYQWLVEHPRLGPWIRDYLDGNGIPLKGKVYAIGLMWASILFSCYLVPLPWARGFMLTSAVLVTVYILRQKTLRKS, encoded by the coding sequence ATGGACAACCCCATAGGCAACCGCCCCCTGATGCTGCGCTACATCCTGCTGGCCATCGGCTGGCTGAGCGTGGCATTGGGGGTGATCGGGATATTCCTGCCTGTTCTCCCCACCACTCCCTTCCTACTGCTGGCAGCCGCCTGCTTCGCCCGCAGCTCTCCGCGTTTCTACCAATGGCTGGTCGAGCATCCCCGGCTCGGGCCATGGATTCGCGATTACCTCGATGGCAACGGCATACCGCTTAAAGGCAAGGTCTACGCGATCGGGCTGATGTGGGCGAGCATTCTGTTCTCGTGCTACCTGGTGCCGCTGCCTTGGGCGCGAGGGTTCATGTTGACGAGTGCGGTGCTGGTGACGGTTTATATCTTGCGGCAGAAGACACTACGAAAATCGTGA
- a CDS encoding FimV/HubP family polar landmark protein encodes MLGSRHVVLRCANSLLVAGVLTWSTASLALGLGDITVHSALNQPLKADIALVDVGGLSESELKVSLATADEFGRAGVERVFFLNDLKFTPILRGNRNMIRVTSTKPVNEPFLNFLVRLDQPNGHLLREFTVLIDPPGSPGIVPASDEPDARAQSSEFPTPEAPSATTPTKPAAPVQPPPPVADAQAEQLAASLVQNQQLQKTIDELNVKLQAQEVLIADGKKQLGDLQARLIEVQQTPPTPVAPVAPVPAPVTAPVESQEDSLNWPLLGGLLLVLGLLVAGLYVRRQRQQAPGAEAQTPFLPVRNEPPVDDAEPMQPSTVHSAVEHREEHANGDVLEAVGIYLAYGRLGEAAGMLRDALQREPERIDLGVQLLEVLGRQGDTPAYDEQENRLRQLGVEDQRLQDIRARYPKLVSAAPLVAAAPVIAALPIEPSTPVEPVAEDNFELNLDQLSMASSWDLEETRPSTAAHEQVPSTLGSDLQVLPQDFELAETLADDEETAELEWIAEPEAQPLDEDFLNEFGDPGPSLSLEPLELQAAEAEPEPSDAANAGKLEQAQTCIDDGDIDSAIALLNELLKEADEPLRQTARTLLAGIR; translated from the coding sequence ATGCTCGGAAGTCGGCACGTGGTACTGCGTTGCGCCAATTCGCTGCTGGTGGCCGGTGTACTCACCTGGTCCACCGCGTCATTGGCGCTGGGGCTCGGTGATATCACCGTGCATTCAGCCCTCAATCAGCCGCTCAAGGCTGACATCGCCCTGGTGGATGTCGGAGGGCTCAGCGAAAGCGAACTCAAAGTCAGCCTGGCCACGGCGGACGAGTTTGGCCGCGCCGGCGTCGAGCGCGTGTTCTTTCTCAATGACCTCAAATTCACCCCGATCCTGCGCGGTAATCGCAACATGATCCGGGTGACCTCGACCAAACCGGTCAACGAACCCTTCCTGAATTTCCTGGTGCGGCTCGATCAGCCCAATGGTCACCTGCTGCGCGAATTCACCGTATTGATCGACCCGCCGGGTTCGCCGGGGATTGTCCCTGCCTCCGACGAGCCGGATGCCCGAGCGCAATCGTCGGAGTTCCCGACGCCCGAGGCCCCCTCCGCAACTACGCCGACCAAACCTGCCGCGCCTGTACAACCACCGCCCCCGGTCGCCGACGCGCAGGCCGAGCAATTGGCGGCGAGCCTTGTGCAGAACCAGCAACTGCAAAAAACCATCGATGAGTTGAACGTGAAGCTTCAGGCGCAGGAAGTGCTGATCGCTGATGGCAAGAAACAGCTCGGTGATTTACAGGCCCGTCTGATTGAAGTGCAACAGACGCCGCCGACACCTGTCGCACCCGTGGCGCCTGTGCCGGCGCCGGTCACTGCCCCGGTCGAGTCTCAGGAAGATTCACTCAATTGGCCGCTGCTCGGTGGACTGCTGCTGGTACTGGGATTACTGGTGGCAGGGTTGTACGTGCGCCGACAACGTCAGCAGGCGCCAGGGGCCGAGGCGCAGACACCGTTCCTGCCGGTACGAAACGAACCTCCGGTCGACGACGCCGAACCGATGCAGCCGAGTACCGTTCACAGTGCTGTGGAACATCGCGAAGAACACGCCAACGGCGATGTGCTGGAGGCGGTCGGTATTTATCTGGCTTACGGAAGGTTGGGCGAGGCTGCCGGTATGTTGCGCGATGCGTTGCAGCGGGAGCCGGAGCGCATCGATCTTGGCGTGCAGTTGCTTGAAGTGCTGGGTCGACAGGGCGATACGCCGGCCTATGACGAGCAGGAAAACCGCCTGCGCCAGCTCGGGGTCGAGGATCAGCGGTTGCAGGACATTCGCGCCCGCTATCCGAAACTGGTCAGTGCCGCACCTTTGGTGGCGGCGGCCCCGGTGATTGCTGCGCTGCCGATCGAACCTTCCACGCCTGTGGAGCCGGTAGCCGAAGACAATTTCGAACTGAACCTGGATCAGCTCTCAATGGCTTCCAGTTGGGATCTTGAGGAAACCCGCCCCAGCACGGCTGCGCATGAACAGGTTCCATCAACGCTCGGCTCCGATCTGCAGGTATTGCCACAGGATTTCGAATTGGCCGAAACCCTTGCCGACGATGAGGAAACCGCCGAGCTGGAATGGATCGCCGAGCCGGAAGCGCAGCCACTGGACGAGGACTTTCTCAACGAGTTTGGCGATCCCGGTCCGTCGCTGTCGCTGGAACCGCTGGAGCTACAGGCTGCGGAAGCCGAACCCGAACCCTCGGACGCCGCCAACGCCGGCAAACTCGAACAGGCCCAGACCTGCATCGACGACGGTGATATCGACAGCGCCATTGCCTTGCTCAACGAACTGCTCAAGGAGGCTGATGAACCCCTCAGGCAAACGGCGCGCACGCTGTTGGCGGGGATTCGCTGA
- a CDS encoding YecA family protein: MSFAEQLTRLQVFLDADELHEEALDYVAAHGYLTALSICADVVPDREWIDALFAEEPHYSSEAQREEIEATLIGLKAHIARQLASDEEFELPCELDLGDDPDDSELRGWCIGFMEGVFLREAAWFETAEEEVSEMLLPIMVGSGLFDEQPEFEDIARDANLMDDMIVQIPEALTALYLLCQAPDEKPAILKPRHH, translated from the coding sequence ATGTCCTTCGCCGAGCAACTAACCCGCCTGCAAGTCTTCCTCGACGCCGACGAGCTGCATGAAGAGGCGCTGGACTACGTGGCCGCTCACGGTTACCTGACTGCGCTGTCGATCTGCGCCGACGTGGTGCCGGATCGTGAGTGGATCGACGCCCTGTTCGCCGAAGAGCCGCATTACAGCAGCGAAGCCCAACGTGAAGAGATCGAAGCCACGCTGATCGGCCTCAAGGCCCACATTGCTCGCCAACTGGCGTCGGATGAAGAATTCGAGCTGCCCTGCGAGCTGGACCTGGGCGACGACCCGGACGACTCCGAACTGCGCGGCTGGTGCATCGGTTTCATGGAGGGCGTGTTCCTGCGCGAGGCGGCCTGGTTCGAAACGGCCGAAGAAGAAGTCAGCGAAATGCTCCTGCCGATCATGGTCGGTTCGGGCCTGTTCGACGAACAGCCCGAGTTCGAAGACATCGCCAGGGACGCCAACCTGATGGACGACATGATCGTGCAGATCCCGGAAGCCCTGACCGCGCTGTACCTGCTGTGCCAGGCACCCGACGAAAAGCCGGCGATCCTCAAGCCACGTCACCACTAA